From the Sanguibacter sp. HDW7 genome, the window TAGCCGACGGCGACGTTGACCGAGAGTCCCTCGACGTCGGCGGTGGACTCCTCGGCGGCGCGGAGCGCTGCGGCCGAGGATTCGGGCAGGAGGTCGAGGCGGCCCATGACGCGCAGGCGCCAGCGGCGCGCGGCGGCGAGGTCCTCGACGGCGCGGACGATGATCGCGAGGAGCGGCTCGAGCTCCGCGGCGGGACGGGAGAGGTTGTCGGTCGAGAGCATCCAGAGCGTGACGACCTCGATGCCGAGGTCCTCGGTCCAGCCGAGGAACTCGAGGATCTTCTCGGCCCCGCGCTGGTGTCCGGCGGCGGTCGACTCGCCGAAGGACCGGGCCCAGCGGCGGTTGCCGTCGAGGATGACGCCGATGTGTCGGGGCAGGGCGTCGGCCGGCAGGGAGCGCGCGAGCTGGCGTTCGTAGATCCCGTAGAAAGGGGTGGGGATGCGCACTGCGACCTCGTTCGGTGACCTGGGCTTCGTCGACGTCGCCAACCTACCGGACGCGTGGGAGGCTGCGAGGGTCGGACCGTGGTCCCACTCGCGATCCGTCGTCCCCGACACCCGATCTCCACAACCTACGGTTCCGTAACCTACGGTTGCGTAGGTTAGGCTGGTGGCGCACCGACGGACGCGTCCGCGCCCGCCACGATCACGACCCCCTGAGGATCGACACATGTCGCGAGCCACGCAGCCCAGCACCACGGGCGAGAACCTCGACGCGGCTCCGGAGACCTTCGAGGCGCCGAAGCCCCGTCTTCGCGGCTGGATCCACGCGGCCAACGCTCCCCTCGCCCTCGTCGGCGGCGTCATCCTCACGGCCGTCGCGCCCGCGACCGCCCCGCGCGTGTCCGTCCTCGTCTTCGCGATCACCGCCGTGCTGCTCTTCGGCACGAGCGCCGTCTACCACCGCGGCACGTGGGGCGAGCGCACCAAGGCCGCCCTGCGCCGGGCCGACCACGCGAACATCTTCCTCATCATCGCCGGCACGTACACGCCGCTGGCGGTGCTCCTGCTCGAGAAGCGCACCGCGACGATCCTCCTCATCGTCGTGTGGAGCGGCGCCCTGCTCGGGCTCGCCGCCCGAATGCTGTGGCTCGGCGCGCCGCGGTGGGTCTACACGCCCGTCTACATCGCGCTCGGCTGGGTCGCGGTCGGCTTCATGAAGCAGTTCTGGGACGCGGGCGGACCGGCGATCGTGTGGCTCGTCGTCGCGGGCGGCCTCGCCTACACGGGCGGAGCGGTCATCTACGCGCTCAAGCGGCCCAACCCGAGCCCGCGCTGGTTCGGCTTCCACGAGATCTTCCACATCGGCACGGTCATCGGCTTCTGGTGCCACTTCGCGGCGGTCGCGATCGCGATCGCGCACATCGTCTGACGGGTCTGACGGGTCGCGAGTCGCTGGTCGCGGGTCGCCGGGCCGTCGCGCAACCTGCTCGTCGAGCTCCCCGCCCGTCGAGCGCTCTGCCCGTTCAGCGAGGACGGACCTCGTAGCGGCGGAGGTCCAGCGCGGGGTTGCGCGTGCGCGCGCCGGTGACGCGCGCGGGG encodes:
- a CDS encoding hemolysin III family protein; the protein is MSRATQPSTTGENLDAAPETFEAPKPRLRGWIHAANAPLALVGGVILTAVAPATAPRVSVLVFAITAVLLFGTSAVYHRGTWGERTKAALRRADHANIFLIIAGTYTPLAVLLLEKRTATILLIVVWSGALLGLAARMLWLGAPRWVYTPVYIALGWVAVGFMKQFWDAGGPAIVWLVVAGGLAYTGGAVIYALKRPNPSPRWFGFHEIFHIGTVIGFWCHFAAVAIAIAHIV
- a CDS encoding isoprenyl transferase, producing MRIPTPFYGIYERQLARSLPADALPRHIGVILDGNRRWARSFGESTAAGHQRGAEKILEFLGWTEDLGIEVVTLWMLSTDNLSRPAAELEPLLAIIVRAVEDLAAARRWRLRVMGRLDLLPESSAAALRAAEESTADVEGLSVNVAVGYGGRHEIADAVRAYLREQDAQGRTLAEVAECIDVAEIGEHLYTRGQPDPDLVIRTSGEQRLSGFLLWQSAQAEYYFCEAYWPSFRRVDYLRALRSFATRDRRLGR